From the genome of Streptomyces ficellus:
GTCAAGGACCGCACCGCGGGCCGCGGCCCCGACGCGGTCATCGACGCGGTCGGCACCGAGGCCCACGGCAGCCCGGTCGCCCGCACCCAGCAGAACGCGGCCGGACTGCTGCCCAAGGCGTGGGCGGCCAAGCTGCACCAGAAGGTGGGCGCCGACCGGCTGGCCGCCCTCTACCTGGCCATCGCCCTGGTGCGGCGCGGCGGCACCATCTCGCTGAGCGGCGTCTACGGCGGAGCGGCCGACCCGATGCCGATGCTGACGATGTTCGACAAGCAGCTCCAGCTGCGCATGGGCCAGGCCAACGTCCGCCGCTGGGTCGACGACATCCTCCCGCTCCTCACCGACGCCGACCCGCTCGGCGTGGACGACTTCGCCACCCACCACGTGCCGCTGTCCGACGCCCCGCACGCGTACAAGATGTTCCAGGAGAAGCGGGACGGGGCGGTCAAGGTCGTGATGCGCCCCTGACCGCGCCCGGGCTCCCCTCACGCCCAGGCGGGGAGCCCGCGTCTCCGTCCTCGGGCCGCAGGGGCGGCTCCGGCGGGGTCGGGGGCACCGGCCCGAACAGCACCGCGCGGGCGATGCTCGGCGCGAGCAGCACGCTCACCGGCTCGACCAGCGCGAGCACCGACCGGAACGCCTCACCCACCACCGGATCACCGGTGTAGCGGGCCTCCACCCGCTTCAGGTACCAGGCGGCGGGCCGGTCGAGGAGACGGGACCCGACGGCGTTGCCGGTGGCGCCCGGCATGTTCTTGTCGGACCCCGAGGAGATCGACCAGGCCTGCTCGGAGGCGCCGAGCAGGGCCCGCTGCACCCGCCGGGTCGTCGGGGTGCGCCGGCGGTCCGCCAGCGCGTCCCGCAGCGCCACCGCGCTGATCGCGGCGACCGCCATGCCCTGCCCGTAGATCGGGTTGAAGGTGCACAGGGCGTCACCGGTGGCGAGGAACCCGGCCGGACGGCGGCCGGGACGGTCGTACCGCCGGCGCACGTTGGCCGTCCCGCGGAAGCCGCGCACGGCCGACTCGGCGCGTGCCTTCGTGAGCCAGTCGTGCAGGAGGGGGTGCGGGAGCCGTTTGGCGTACTCCTCGAAGGCGTCCCCGTCCGTGGGCGGCTCGTCGCCGCGCAGCCCCGAGAGGGTGACCATATGTGCGCCGCCCTCGATGGGGATCGCCCCGCCGCCGTACGTCTGCCCGGGGCCGGGGATGACGTAGATGCCGAGGCAGTCCGCGACGCCGCCCGGGGTCTCCTCGCGGTACAGGCGGGTCGCGTAGGCGAGGCCGGTCTCGATGTTCTCTTCGTGCGGCGGCTCGGCACCGATCTCCGCCAGCCACCGGGGCGCCTGCGTGGCGCGGCCGGAGGCGTCCACCACCAGGTCCGCCTCCAGCACGCGGGTCTCGCCGGACCCGCGTTCCCGCAGGCGCACGCCCCGGACCCGGGTGGCGTCCCCGAGCAGCCCGACGGCCTCGGCACCCTGCACCGCGTGCACCCGCGGGTCGGCCAGCACCCGGTGCCGGACGAGGTGTTCGAGCCGCGGCCGGGCGCCGGTGAACAGCGGCGAGGTGCCGGCGGTGCGCCGGAACCACCGGCCGCCCTGCCACTGCACCAGGTCGCGCGGCATCGCCACCCGCGGCGACCCCTGCTCCCGCAGCTCGTCCACCACCCCGGGGAGCAGCTGCTCCAGGGCCAGTTGACCACCCTCCAGCAGAACGTGCGTGTGCCGCCCCTGCGGCACGCCGGGCCGGGCCTCCGGCTCGTCGGGGTACCGGTCGCGCTCGACGACCGTGACCCGCTCCGCGTGCTCCGCGAGCACCCGGGCGGCGAGCAGCCCCGCGAGGCTCCCGCCGACCACCACCGCGTGCCGCGCCCCGCGCCCGTTCCTTAACTGGTCCGCCATTCCCGCCCCTTAGCGTCGTCGGTCTCCGGCGGGGCCAGTATCCCCGGTCGTCCGTACTCGCCGGGCCCCGACGACTGGCGGATGTCCGAGCGAGGAACGGGCGTGCCCGTACCGGGGGGAGGCGCTCTTCAGCAATCCGTACAAGGACGGGCGCGAGGAGTCCCTGGTCATCAACGAGGAGAACCAGCCGACTTGTCGGGTTCGCACCGATCCCTCGGACTCGGGCTGACGACAGGAGCTCTTGCAGGCAGCCGTCGGGGAACACGCTCACCGAGGTGGTGGTTACGGTTCATCCGAATCATCCGAACAACCGTCTGGGCCTTCTGCATGCCGGTCCACCCTCGTCGCCCACAGGACCCCCGACGGAGACTGTTCGACCGGGTGGCGGCTGGTGAACCGCGCGCCACCCGGTCGAATTCGTGAGGGTGCTCGTTGTCCGGGGCTGGTGAGCCAGGAGCACGGCCTCGGTACCGGCCCGTTCAGGGGCCTGGGTTGATCGTGATCGTGAAGTACGGCTTGGTCCTCACGCGCAGGACCCGTTCAATGGGTCCCGAGTAGGAGCACAACTTCGGGGTGAAGGTGTCCCAGACTCGTACGGTGAAGTGGTAGGTGCCTTGCACCGTGGGTGTACCCGTGAAGGTTGCCTTGGTCGCGTCGTCCGGCTTGGGCGTGATCTGCAGGCCGGGCGGGCCATCGACGATCTCCCAGTAGTTGAGCGGGCTGTTCAGCGGTACGTCGGCGCCTGCACCCTCGACGGTGAAGGTGTCCGTGTACGGCGTGTCCTTCGTTCCGGCAGGCACGAGCACCTCCTTCTCACGGGTCTCTCCACCGTTGGTGATACGGGGTGCGTGGTCGAGGGCTATGCAGGCGGGGACACCTACAGCCAGGTCGCCGGTGGCGATGACGGCTGCGTCGGCCACGGTGGCCCCGATGTAAAGGCCTTTCCGCCACGCCTCGTTCTTGACGAACCTCAGCGCGATCATCCGCACGATCTGGAAGATGTTGTGCGTGTGACCGCATGCGGCGTTCACCCAGGCAGCGGCCTTGCTTGCGTCCGTGTTCGGCGGTCCCGCGGCCAGATCCACGCACTGCACCACCATGGAAGCGATTCCGATGGCGGTCTGCAGGAGGGAGCCGACCGTGATGTTGTCCGCCTTCTCGAGCCAGGTGGTGCCGAGGTTCTTGGTGAGCGTGCTCCTCGGATAGGCGAGCTCCTTGTCCATCTTGTCACCGCCGAGCGCGAGGACTATGTCCCCGAAGAAATTCGCGATGCTGAGCGCGTAGGCGCCCTTGGACAGATCGGACCACTGCTTGGCCCCCATGATCTCCGGACTACCCAGTACGAGCCCTTGGTAGCCGTTGATAATGGCGACCGACGCATTGATCAGCTTGGAGATTCCTTCACCCATGCTGTTGTTCTTGAGGAGGATGGGTTCCATGATGTCCGTGAGCCCGACACCGAATGCCTGCAGGAAGGCCCAGGGGACACCGGTGGCCTGGAGGCCGACCATGTGTTGGTTCTTGACCGGGTCGCCAGGATGTTCGGGGGGTGGATCCGGTTCCTCCATGGGGCCGTCGAGAGTCGTGAACTGTTCCTTGGGGAACGGCGGGTTATCGACGCCGAAGATCAGTTTGTGGATGGTGGTCACGAAGAACCCGGCGACAAGGAAGACGAATCCGCCGATGGTGAGCGGTTCGGGCTTCCTGAGCGGATAGGCCACCGTCTGGACCCACTCGTAGAGAGTGTCGACCAGGGGGAGGGAAATCGGGTACTTCACCAGATCGGTCAGTTTCGCCACTCCCGCCTCGGCGAATTCGAGGAGAGCCTGGACGACGTCGTGCGCGGCATCCAGCGCCTTGATGATGAAGTTCCGGACTCCGTCGAGGAGGCTGGCGTAGGTCGAGCGGCCCGTCTGGTCGTCACTGTTCGAGACAAAGCTCTCTACGAAGTTCTGCAGAGTGGCGCTGAAGTCGACCAGGGTGCCGAAGCTCGCACTGGACGTCAGCTTCTGCACCAGCGTGTCCAGTTCCGACACCAGGGGCGGATCGACGAGGCTGAAGGGCTGCGCGTCCGTTGCCGCCGGGGCGCCCAGCGTCTTGTTCAGGAACCATGTTCCCTGCGGGGAGGACATGTCCTTCTGTTCGAGATCTCCTCCGGTGGGAGAGGGAGCCGGATCGACCTTGTTCCCGAAGTCGCCCATTCGCGCACCCTCGTAACGATTGATCATTTCGTCGAAGGTGTGGTTGATCTTCTCCTTCTGCGCCTCGAACCAGTCCTCGGTGAGCCCAGCCACGGAAGTCAGGCACGCGGTCATTTTCGTACTCGTGCTCAGGAAAATGGTTTCCAGCGCTTCCTTCGTGTCCCAGATGTCGTCGAGGGCGAAGAGGGACTTGAGCCAGTCGATCACCCGCATGATCGCGTCGGCGATCATCTGGAAGACCGCCTCGACCGCCTGGATCGCCTGCTCGATGGCCTCGATGATCATTTCGCCGAGAGAGACGACGGCATCGCCGATCCAGATGGCGATCTCGACGACGGTGGAGACGATGACTTCGGCGACCCGGGTCGCGCCCGTCTTGATGCCCTCCCACACGTCCGACGCCCAGCTGGTGAAGTCGTCCCACCAGCCCCCGTAGGACGGGTGGTTGTTGCGGTAGGCGCGGTAGGCCTCGAGCTCCTCCTGACTCCGGAAGGCCTGGAAGGCCGGTCTGTCCTCGTCCCAGAGCTGGATCACGTACCCCACGACCGGCTCGGCCGTCCGCCCGTCGAAGGTGAGCTTGAGTTCCTCACCGCCGGCGGCTTGGGCGTACATGTTGCTGCAGTGGTCGACGACGACCTTCGGGGTGAGCCCGCGTTCCTCCAGAGCGTCCCAGTTCGCGAGTGGGGGCGCGTCCTCAAGCTTGACCGACGGGTCGTTGGGGACGGCTTTCGCGTCCTTCAGGAGTTCGGGAGTGAAGGTGCCCTTCTGCGAGGGCAGCGTGCCTTCGCCGGCCAGGAAGGAATTCGCCTTCGCGGCGAAGTCGATGGCGGCTCCTTCCCGGAGGCCGTCGGCATTCAGGTGGACCACAGGAGGGTTGAGCCCACGGGCCGCGATGGAGATGACCAGCTTGCCCGACTGGTTGGTCATGACGGCGATGGTCCGGCCCGGTCCGACCTGATAGGACACCTCGTCGATCTGTACCTCGACCAGCGAGTCCGCGGAGACGCTCACGCTGTGCGCTTCCATGGGGCTGCCCTGCTTGGACAACAGCGTCGCCTCGGCCACGTAGTGGGAGACGATGAAGGGTGCTTCCTCCTCCTTGGGAGGCGGAACCCGCACCTTGTCCGTCTGCCATTGCGACGTCGTGATGTCCTGCGTGCAGAGACAGTACGCCTCCGCGGCGCTCATCCCGCTCATCTTGATCAGCTCGGACGGCTTGAAATCCGGATACGGGTCGAGCTGGAACCCGATGATGTCGGCATGCAGGCCGACCGTGACGAGCGTCGAGGGACCCGGTGGAGCCTGATAGACGGGTGCCATCCTGCCGCCGCGCTGCCCCATGACGGAAACCTTGCGGCTTCCTGGGCGGTAGGCCACCAGGTACTGAGAGCTGCCGGTGCCGCTGTAGTCGTAGGGGGACACCGTGTCGGCCGACGAGGTGAAATCGTATCCCCCGATGCCGTAGCGGCTTTGCACAGCGGGTGCGTACCGTGTGGGTGCGGCGTCGTCCCTCTTGAGGATCCACACCGTCTGGTCGCCGTACTTGGTGACGTCTCCGGGCCGGTAGGCGATGATGTGGTCGTTCTTCCCCAGCCCCGTGTAGTCGAAGGGCACAAGGCGGTCGTTGGGCCTGATGAGGTCGTAGTCACCGATGCCCTTACCGTCGCTCTTCATCACGGTTGTGAACCCGCCACTTTTGTCGGGCTGGACGATGTAGACGATCCCCGTGCCGGGGCGGTATGCCAGCAGGTGCGTATTGCTGCCTGTGCTGCCGTAGTCGAGGCCGATGACGATGTCCGAGGGATTGTTCAGGTTGAAGCCGCCCAAACCGGTACTGGAGGTCACCACGGGGTGGAAAGTCCCGTCACCGTTCGGAGCCAGCACCCAAGCCGTTCCGGTGCCCGGTCTATAAGCCAGAAGGTGAGTGTTCTTCCCCGATCCCGAGTAGTCGAAGGGCACCAGCCGGTCGGCGGTGCTGGCGAGATCGTATTTCCGTCCGGGTTCACCGATCCCCCCTGACGTCACGGAGACCGCCGCGGTGAACCCCTCAGCGCCGGGGTTCTTTTGGAGGATGGCGAACTTTCCGGCCCCCGGCCGGTAGGCGAGTACGTATCGCGCACTCCCCGAACCGGTGTAGTCATAGGCCACGGCCTGGTCCGCGTAGGACGCGAAGTCGTAGTCCGGGAGTCCCGCGGCCGACTGGTACGCGTGGGTGAACCCGCCGGGTTCCGGCGTACGCTTGATCACCCACACGACCTTCTCCCCCGGGCGGTATGCCAGCAGGTGGTCGGACGAGCCCTGACCGGTGTAGTCGAAGGCGACGAGGCGGTCCTGTGGGCGTGCCAGGTCGTAACCCCCAATGCCGACCGGGGCGGCCGCGACGTTCGCCGAGGTCCACGCCGGCTGTACCACCCGTGCCGTGTCGGGCCCCAGACCCGCTTCCCGGGTCTGCCAGCTTCGCTGGTGGAGAACCTGGAGGTTGCCAGCCGTCTGCCCCTGGTTGGAGGACGTGCCGAAGACGTGCAGGAGGCCGTTCGCGTCCTGCCAGACCTGCGCTCGCGCCTGGGCGGTGAACCCGGCGCCCATGACCGGATCAAGAATCAGGTGGTGCCCGGGTGTCATGTACGAACCCGTCACCAGGTGCTGTCCTTCGAGGTAGGCGAACCCCACGTCCCCTTGCGGGTTGTCCTGGTTCAGGTTCGGCACATAGTAGGTCCCGCAGAATTGGTCCACTGTCGTGCTGACCTCGTACGGGCCTTGGTACTGTCCGCCCCACTCTTCGTAGCGCAGAAGCCTCTTCCCCTCCAGGAAGTAGTAGACGTATACGTTCTTCTGCCCCGTCGCCGGGTAGTAGGGCAAAAATCCGCCCCCCACGACGGGCATGCCGGGGGCGAAGAGGGGACTTGCACGGAGGACCCAGGGCTGCCCGCTGCCACTGGTGTCAGGGAGCCGCGGGACGAGCACAAGGAAGTCCGACCCGCCGGCGTCGCTCAGTGTGGAACCCAGCACGAGCGGCCCGCTGTTCGGGGAATACGTCACGCAGAGTGAACGGGCGTAGTGCCCCTGGATGTGGAAGTCGGCCGCCTTCTTCCACGAGCACTGTGCCACGCCGTTGGACTCCCCCACCTGAGTCAACAGGAGTCCGAAGACATCGCCTGTCGTGTCCTTGGGACTGCATATGGCCCAAAGATCACCCGAGGGGTGTGTCACGACCAGGACCTCGGACCTGAGGGATGCCGGAGATCGGCTGCTGCAACCAGCCTGTGTCGGACGATTCAGTGCGCTCCAAGTACGTCAACTGCCCTTGGGGTGCAGTTCTGATCACCAACGCTTCCTCGCGACCGTCCTTGAAAGGATTCGCGAACAGGGCTTCCTGGTTGACTCCGTCACCGGCCGCAACGCCGATGGCGCGCACGGCGTCCTGCATCATCTCCGTCGACACGGAGAAGGAGCCCGGTGTGATCGGGTTGGCGTTACTCTCATCCTCGCTGCGCGGGGTGTTGCGGAAGGTCTCGATGCTCATGAAAAACCCCAGTGAACTACGCGATGGCGCAGTTAGGGGAATCAGGGCATGGCCTTACAGTGGAGAGTGGTCCGCTTCCCGGAGTGCGCACGTCGCCCACGAAATTCTGACTAGCCCTCAAGCCACGGACCGAAGGCCTTTTCCTCCTCTGTCCCATGAACGCGGGCACCCAGTGCGGAGGTTGCGCGAGTCGTGGGACGGCATCCGTTTGCGGAGATGCCGGAGCAATGAAGAAAGTTTCCACTTCACATTACGCCGGATGGGCGATGGGTGCATCCCAGGGGGACGTCCCCGCGGTCGGGCACTGCCGGACGGGTGGGGCGGTCAGGGCGCTGCGCAGGCTTACTTCCAGGAGCCGCCGCGAGCACTGCGGTGGCGAATGAACTCTGGATCACGGAGGAAACCTTCACGGTGCCGGCGAACGCCGACTTCACGCAGGCCTTGACCTATGGCGGCGCGAACAACGCCATGAACGGTTCGCTGGAGGAATGGACCGTAATCACGGTTCCGGCGGGTGCGAATGTCACCTGTGCGAACGGGAATCGCATCGGCAAGCTCGGGCTCGGGAGGTTACGAAGCCACCGTGCAGGTCCACGACCAATTCGCCCCGCCCCTGTACGGCACCGCCACCCGCACGTCATGGTGGGATGACGGGCCACCGGCGCTGAGGCGCCACTTCCGGCGCCTCAGCCCTCCCCGTCGAACTCCGCCAGCGCCTCCGTCAGCCACGCCGTCCAGAACCGCTCCAGCTCGATGCCCCCGCGCAGCACCAGGTGCCGCAGGCGGTCGGCCTCGGCGGTGCGGCGCTCGGGCGGGAACTGGCGTTCCTCCATGCCCCGGTACTCCGCCAACTGCGCCTGGTGGAGCCCGAGGTGGCGGCGCAGCTCGTCCGCGAGGCCCTCCGTTCCCACCACGGCCGCCGCGCGCAGCCGCAGCAGGAGGGCGTCCCGGATGGGCTTGGGGTCCTCGCTGTGCCGTACCCAGTCCGCCAGCGCCGCACGGCCCGCGGGCAGGACCTCGTACTCCTTCTTCTGCCCGCGGGACGGGACCTCACAGGGCAGCGCCCGGATCTGCCCCGCCTGCTCGAGTTTGCCCAGCTCGCGGTAGATCTGCTGGTGCGTGGCCGACCAGAAGTAGCCGATCGAGCGGTCGAAGCGGCGGGTCAGCTCCAGGCCGGAGGACGGCTTCTCGAGCAGGGCGGTGAGGATCGCGTGCGGCAGTGACATGACCGCATCCTAGGGAGTGTCCGGAAAGTAGCGTCGTCCGCCCGGACGCGGGAGCGTCACAGGGTCGCCGCCAGCCGCGTCCCCTGGTCGATGGCCCGCTTGGCGTCCAGCTCGGCCGCCACGTCCGCGCCGCCGATCAGGTGCACCGGCGCCCCGGCCGCCACTAGCTCCTCGTACAGGTCGCGCCGCGGCTCCTGGCCCGTGCACAGCACCACCGTGTCGACGGGCAGGGTGCGCGCGTGGCCGTCGACCGTGATGTGCAGGCCGTCGTCGTCGATCCGCTCGTACGACGCGCCCGCGATCATGGTGACGCCCCGGTGCTTCAGCTCGGTGCGGTGGATCCAGCCCGTGGTCTTGCCGAGTCCGGCGCCGACCTTGGACGCCTTGCGCTGGAGCAGGTGCACGGTGCGCGGCGGCCGCGGCCGCTCGGGTGCGCGCAGCCCGCCCCGCTCGGTGTAGGACATGTCCACGCCCCACTGGCGGAAGTAGGTCTCGGCGTCCTGGCTCGCGCCCTCGCCGCCGTCCGTGAGGAACTCCGCCACGTCGAAGCCGATGCCGCCCGCCCCGATGATCGCGACCCGCTCGCCGACCGGGGCGCCGTCGCGCAGTACGTCCAGGTAGCTGACCACACACGGGTGGTCGACGCCCTCGATGACGGGGGTGCGCGGGGTGACGCCGGTGGCGACGACCACCTCGTCGTAGTCGCTCAGCAGCTCGGGCGTGGCGTGCGTGCCCAGCTTCACGTCCACGCCGCGCAGCGTCAGCTGGGTGCGGAAGTAGCGCAGCGTCTCGTCGAACTCCTCCTTGCCGGGCACCCGCTTGGCGATGTTCAGCTGGCCGCCGATCTCGTCCGCCGCGTCGAACAGGGTGACGTCGTGCCCGCGCTCGGCGGCCGAGACGGCGCAGGCGAGGCCGGCCGGGCCCGCGCCGACGACCGCGATCCGCTTGCGCAGCCGGGTGGGGGAGAGGACCAGCTCCGTCTCGTGGCAGGCGCGCGGGTTGACCAGGCAGGAGGTGATCTTCCCGCTGAAGGTGTGGTCGAGGCAGGCCTGGTTGCAGCCGATGCAGGTGTTGATGGTCTCCGGCCTGCCGTCCGCCGCCTTCGCGACGAAGTCGGGGTCGGCGAGGAACGGCCGGGCCATCGAGATCATGTCCGCACGCCCCTCGGCCAGGATCCGCTCGGCGACCTCGGGGGTGTTGACGCGGTTGCTGGTGATCAGCGGGATGGACACCGAGCCCATCAGCCTCTTGGTGACCCAGGTGTACGCGCCGCGCGGCACCGAGGTGGCGATGGTGGGGATGCGGGCCTCGTGCCAGCCGATACCCGTGTTGATCATCGTGGCTCCGGCCGCCTCGATCTCCCGGGCGAGCGCCACGACCTCCTCCAGGGACGAGCCGCCCGGCACGAGGTCCAGCATCGAGAGCCGGTAGATGAGGATGAAGTCCGGGCCCACCCGCTCCCGGGTCCGGCGCACGATCTCCAGCGGGAAGCGCACCCGGTTCTCGTAGGAGCCGCCCCACCGGTCCTCGCGCCGGTTCGTCCCGGCGGCGATGAACTCGTTGATCAGGTAGCCCTCGGAGCCCATGATCTCGACGCCGTCGTACCCGGCGGACTTCGCCAGCTCGGCGGCGCGCGCGTAGTCCTCGATCGTCTGCTCGATCTGCGCGTCGGTCAGCTCGTTGGGTACGAAGGGGCTGATCGGCGCCTGGAGCGCGCTGGGCGCGACCAGGTCGGGGTGGTAGGCGTACCGCCCGAAGTGCAGGAGCTGCATCGCGATGCGCCCGCCCGCCGCGTGCACCGCGTCCGTCACGACGCGGTGCGCGGCGGCCTCCTCCTCGGTGGTCAGCTTGGCCCCGCCCTCGTAGGGCCGCCCGGCGTCGTTGGGCGCGATGCCGCCGGTGACGATCAGCCCGACGCCGCCGCGGGCCCGCTCGGCGTAGAAGGCGGCCATGCGCGCGAAGCCGTTCTCGGCCTCCTCCAGCCCCACGTGCATGGAGCCCATGAGCACCCGGTTGGGCAGCGTGGTGAACCCGAGGTCCAGGGGTTCGAGCAGGTGCGGGTACGGGGCCGGGGCCTGGGCCTGGGTCGCAGTCATGGGGGCGCCTCCTCGCGCGATGTCGTCGCCCCAGTTGTAGACGACCACGGAGGCCTTGTGCAACAAGTTGCATAAGGTTCGGCACGTGACCTGCACAACGCGCACGGCAGACCCGCCCTGGCGGTGACGCGTCCTAGCGGTCCGTGACCGCCGCCGCCCACTCCTCCAGCTCCTCCGGGGTGCGCGGGCCCGCCTCCCCGGGGCCCAGCAGGCCCCGGTCGCGGAGCACCCGGGCCACCGCCATTCCCCAGGGGCGGCGCAGCCGGGCGGCGTCCAGGAGCGCCTGGTCGGCGAGGAGCCCGGCCACCGGGCCGGTGCGCAGGCCCTCGGAGGTGAGGACCGCCGCGTCGTCGGCCCAGCGCAGCGCGAGGTCCACGTCGTGGGTGGCCATGACGACCGTCGTTCCGGAGGCGCGCAGCCCGTCCAACACGGCCAGCAGCCGCTCCTGGCCGTGCGGATCGAGCCCCGCGGTCGGCTCGTCGAGGACGAGCACCCGGGGATGCATGGCGACCGCTCCCGCGATCGCGGCCCGCTTGCGCTGGCCGTACGACAGCAGGTGCGTCGGCCGGTCCTCCAGCGCCGCGATGTCCAGCGCCTCCAGCGCCTCGCTCACCCGCTCCCGCACCTCGCGCTCCGTGAGCCCCAGGTTCATCGGCCCGAACGACACGTCCTGGCCCACGGACGCGGCGAACAACTGGTCGTCCGGGTCCTGGACGACCAGCTGCACCGTCGTCCGCAGCCGGGTCAGCCCGGCCCGGTCGTACGACACGTCCCGCCCCTCCAGGCGCAGCCGCCCGCTCACCGGCCGCAGCCCGCCGCTCAGCAGCCGCAGCAGCGTCGTCTTGCCGCTGCCGTTGCGGCCGAGCAGCGCGACGGACCGCCCCGCGGGCACGGCGAAGCCGATGTCCCGCAGCACGGCGGGGCCGTCCTCGTAGGCGTAACCGGCGCCGACGAGTTCCACCACGGCGGAAGCGTTCATGACAGGAACCTCTTCAGGACGAAGGTGAGGGCGACGAGCCCCGCGAGCAGGGCGCCCGTCGCGGCCAGGAACCGCCCGGAGACCGCGGTCCGCGGCACCAGCACCCGCAGGGTGCCGTCGTAGCCGCGGCCGGCCAGCCCCGTCTGGAGCCGCGCGGCACGGTCGAAGGCCCGGACGAAGGCCGTCGCGCCGAGACCAGCGAGGGACCGCCAGGCGGCCGCCCTGCTCGTCAGCCCCAGGCGCGCCGCCTGCGCCTGCCGGACCCGCCGGACCGCGTCCAGCAGGAGGAAGGCGATCCGGTACATCACGAGCGCCACGTCGACGACCGGCGCCGGCACCCCCGCCCGCGCCAGCCGCGGCAGCACGTCGGAGACCGGTGTGGTGAACGCGAACAGCAGCACGCCCAGCGAGGCCGCGGACGTACGCAGCAGCAACTGCCCGGCGTGCAGCGGTCCGTCGGGCGCGAGCGAGACGAAACCGCCCGCCCCGCCCACCTGGAACAGCAGCGGAACCGCCCCCGTCACACAGAAGCCCAGCGGGACGCGCCACGCCCGCCACAGCTGCCGCGCGGCGACCCCGGCCGGGCCGAGCAGCACCACCAGGGCCGCGGCGGCGACCAGCACGGCGCCCGGCCAGGGCGGCAGGCACACGGCCAGTACCGTCAGGCCGAACCCCAGAGCGGCCTTCTCGCACGGATGACGGCGGCGCCAGCGACTGCTGTGCGCCGCCGCGTCGATCGGCAGCACCGGGCGGCTAGGCGGAGGGCTGCCGGTCGCCGGCGCCCGGGGCGTCCGCGCCGTGCGCCTGGTCGTCCCCGGCCTGCTCCCGGGCCCGGGTCTCGCCCTGCCGGCGTCCGCGCCGCAGCCCGAAGTAGTACGCGAGCACACCCGCGCCGATGGCGGCCTGGAGCGCGAACAGGGCCGACTCGACCTCGCCGGACGGCGGCTCGTACAGCGGGCTGAACCACGGCTCGTAGTCCGGCTCCAGCTCGGTGATGGCCGTCTCCGCCTGCGCGTCGGCGCCCGCGAACGGCTCCTCCTTGTGGTCGCCCATGCCCAGCGCGAGCGGGAGGACGGCCAGTGCGACCACGACGAGCAGCAGCAGCGTGTTGATCCTGGCGTTACGGCTCATCGGGCCACGGCCTCCTTCGAGTTCTTCGCCGGCTTCGCCGACAGGACGCCGAGCCGGAGCAGGTCCCCCTTGCTCGACTGCGTCAGCAGGCGCATCACCAGCACGGTGAGCAGGCCCTCGCTGACCGCCAGCGGGATCTGTGTGACCGCGAAGATGCCGCCGAACTTCGCCAGCGCGCCGGCGAAACCGCTGCCCGGGTCGGGGAACGCCAGCGCGAGCTGCACGCTGGTGACGCAGTACGTGGACAGGTCGGCGACGAACGCCCCGAAGAACACGCTCACCATCAGCGGCGCGCCGAAGCGGCGCAGCAGCCAGTACGTGGCGAAGCCCGCCCACGGCCCGGCTATCGCCATGGAGAAGGCGTTGGCGCCCAGGGTGGTCAGGCCGCCGTGGGCCAGCAGCAGGGCCTGGAAGAGGAGCGTGATGGTGCCCAGCACCGCCATGATCGGCGGCCGGAACAGGATGGCCCCGAGCCCCGTGCCGGTCGGGTGCGAGCAACTGCCCGTCACCGAGGGGATCTTCAGCGCGGAGAGGACGAACGTGAAGGCACCGGAGGCGCCGAGGAGGAGGGTCGACTCGGGATTGGCCCTGACCTCACGGGTCAGGGCGCGGACGCCATGGGCGACGAACGGAGCGGCGGCGACGGTCCAGGCGACCGCGTGCGCAGGGGGTAGGTACCCCTCGGCGATATGCATGATGTGGGAGACCC
Proteins encoded in this window:
- a CDS encoding energy-coupling factor ABC transporter substrate-binding protein; its protein translation is MSRNARINTLLLLVVVALAVLPLALGMGDHKEEPFAGADAQAETAITELEPDYEPWFSPLYEPPSGEVESALFALQAAIGAGVLAYYFGLRRGRRQGETRAREQAGDDQAHGADAPGAGDRQPSA
- a CDS encoding energy-coupling factor ABC transporter permease, whose product is MHIAEGYLPPAHAVAWTVAAAPFVAHGVRALTREVRANPESTLLLGASGAFTFVLSALKIPSVTGSCSHPTGTGLGAILFRPPIMAVLGTITLLFQALLLAHGGLTTLGANAFSMAIAGPWAGFATYWLLRRFGAPLMVSVFFGAFVADLSTYCVTSVQLALAFPDPGSGFAGALAKFGGIFAVTQIPLAVSEGLLTVLVMRLLTQSSKGDLLRLGVLSAKPAKNSKEAVAR